The Nitrospirota bacterium genome has a segment encoding these proteins:
- the rfbH gene encoding lipopolysaccharide biosynthesis protein RfbH: MKQQKHIGNIYEVKSTEPCYDILYVIAVTDTDESGDTECYAIKFTSSESKNLIALPPDTLSSDTSIDIRRKYLIKESDIVKKICTVSKKFLENVLKEIIFKEVGNYYEAIHSSLRTEEFIENKTKINYAGRIFNKDEMVNVVDAALEFYLTASRYDKAFCNKLSEFLTMGHNKPKRVLTANSGSSANLLAITALTSYKLGKFRLHKGDEVITVAAGFPTTITPIIQNNLVPVFVDIKLSTYNIDPELIEDAISEKTKAIFISHTLGIPFDVEQIATIAQKHGLWLIEDNCDAIGAQYTLTGQYNLIAGKTLSGTMKTGTFGHIGTSSFYPAHHITMGEGGAVYTSDDNLYRIMLSLRDWGRDCWCEPGSDNTCGRRFQWNMGDLPDGYDHKYIYSHLGYNLKITEMQAAIGLAQLDKLPAFVKSRRENWLALYEGLKDLEDSFILPSYPENSVPSPFGFALTIRENSVLKRKELTSFLEKNLIQTRTIFAGNMLKQPAFTNGDFQYRVYGELKNTDIVMDNTFWVGVYPGINKEMLDFMISKIRQMN, translated from the coding sequence ATGAAACAGCAAAAACACATTGGCAATATATACGAGGTAAAATCCACTGAGCCGTGTTACGACATCCTGTATGTGATTGCCGTAACCGATACAGATGAAAGCGGAGACACAGAGTGTTACGCTATAAAATTTACATCGTCTGAGAGTAAAAATTTAATCGCCCTGCCTCCTGATACATTATCATCAGACACATCCATTGATATAAGGAGAAAGTATCTGATAAAAGAGTCAGACATTGTGAAAAAAATCTGTACTGTCAGCAAAAAGTTTCTCGAAAATGTTCTGAAAGAAATCATATTTAAAGAGGTTGGAAATTACTATGAAGCCATACATAGCAGTCTGAGGACTGAAGAATTCATAGAAAACAAAACGAAAATTAATTATGCCGGCAGAATTTTTAATAAAGACGAGATGGTAAATGTGGTTGATGCAGCACTTGAATTTTATTTGACTGCAAGCCGCTATGACAAAGCGTTTTGTAATAAGCTGTCTGAATTTTTAACTATGGGGCACAATAAACCAAAGCGTGTTTTAACGGCGAATTCCGGCTCCTCTGCCAATTTGCTTGCCATTACGGCTCTTACTTCATACAAACTCGGAAAATTCAGGCTTCATAAAGGTGATGAGGTCATAACTGTTGCAGCCGGCTTTCCTACCACAATAACACCGATAATTCAAAACAATTTGGTTCCAGTCTTTGTAGATATTAAACTTTCGACTTATAATATAGACCCAGAGCTGATAGAAGATGCAATTTCAGAAAAAACCAAGGCTATTTTTATCTCCCATACACTTGGTATTCCATTTGACGTTGAGCAGATTGCCACAATAGCTCAAAAACATGGACTATGGCTTATCGAGGATAACTGTGACGCCATTGGCGCTCAATATACTCTCACAGGGCAGTATAATCTCATAGCGGGTAAAACTTTATCCGGAACTATGAAAACCGGCACGTTTGGACACATCGGGACATCCAGCTTCTATCCGGCGCACCATATCACAATGGGTGAAGGCGGAGCGGTTTACACCTCGGATGATAATTTGTACAGAATTATGCTTTCCCTGAGAGACTGGGGACGGGATTGTTGGTGTGAACCCGGCAGTGACAACACCTGCGGCAGAAGGTTTCAGTGGAATATGGGAGACCTGCCTGACGGATATGACCATAAGTATATATATTCACATCTGGGTTATAACCTTAAGATAACGGAAATGCAGGCAGCTATAGGACTGGCTCAACTTGACAAGCTGCCGGCTTTTGTTAAAAGCAGAAGGGAAAACTGGCTTGCTTTGTATGAGGGGCTAAAAGACCTTGAGGATTCTTTCATTTTGCCCTCATATCCCGAAAACTCTGTGCCCTCACCTTTTGGCTTTGCTCTTACGATAAGAGAAAACTCCGTTCTTAAGCGGAAAGAGCTGACGTCATTTCTTGAGAAGAATTTGATACAAACCAGAACAATCTTTGCCGGAAACATGTTAAAGCAGCCAGCTTTTACAAACGGTGATTTTCAGTACAGGGTTTATGGAGAGCTTAAAAACACTGACATTGTCATGGATAACACCTTTTGGGTCGGAGTATATCCGGGAATTAACAAAGAAATGCTTGATTTTATGATTAGCAAAATAAGACAAATGAACTAA
- a CDS encoding response regulator, producing the protein MRKSILIVEDEYIIAADLKMTVMSLGYAVAGMANNGQDAVAIVKTTPIDVVLMDIMLSGELSGIDAAKEIYSNYGIPVIFVTAYTGNDIIEKAIETEPFGYLIKPYTDKELYSAIEIALDKYEKIKQLTKINKWYENNYTSY; encoded by the coding sequence ATGCGGAAGAGTATCTTAATCGTTGAGGATGAATACATAATAGCTGCGGATTTAAAGATGACTGTTATGTCGTTAGGTTATGCAGTAGCGGGTATGGCAAATAACGGTCAGGATGCTGTCGCTATAGTTAAAACCACACCCATAGATGTTGTTTTAATGGATATAATGTTGTCAGGTGAACTCAGTGGAATTGATGCGGCAAAGGAAATCTACAGCAATTATGGCATACCTGTGATTTTTGTGACAGCATACACTGGTAATGATATAATAGAGAAGGCTATAGAAACTGAACCCTTTGGTTATCTTATTAAACCATATACAGATAAGGAACTCTATTCGGCTATAGAAATAGCATTAGATAAATATGAAAAGATAAAACAGCTGACAAAAATCAACAAATGGTATGAAAATAATTATACCTCTTATTAG
- a CDS encoding beta-ketoacyl-[acyl-carrier-protein] synthase family protein has translation MTRVVITGIGAVTPIGSTFCESWGNLLSGVSGISFFRDDFTGTVNAAGKLRGFSPSAYLTEREMLRLDPFIHYALASAGMAINDAGLNGNISDGSLENCGVVIGSSRGGITTLDQALSKLHAGSAKKLSPYLMAKTTVSMAASCISERFKMSGQTLGISNACSSGATAIGEAFRLVRHGYTDIALAGGTEAPLCRLCFMGYASSGALSKSALPNASMPFGKTRHGFVLSEGATVMVIESYERAIARRAYMYAEIIGYGNVSDAFHIVKPNPDGEAKAMELAIKDANITTDDIDFINVHATGTREGDYAEAMAINKVFGKRPIPVTANKSITGHMLGASGAFEAAVTAMALSKGILPPTINVNQQDENCHVNLTRSQLKGSFRYGLTNSFGFGGVNTVLVLDALN, from the coding sequence ATGACACGTGTGGTTATAACCGGTATTGGGGCGGTAACCCCCATTGGGAGCACATTTTGTGAGTCATGGGGGAATTTATTATCCGGAGTGAGTGGAATAAGTTTTTTCCGTGACGATTTTACAGGTACTGTAAATGCAGCGGGTAAACTACGGGGATTTTCGCCCTCTGCGTATTTAACTGAGAGGGAAATGCTGCGTCTTGATCCTTTTATTCATTATGCTTTGGCCTCGGCAGGGATGGCTATTAATGATGCCGGATTAAACGGCAACATAAGTGATGGATCTCTTGAAAATTGCGGAGTTGTAATAGGCTCAAGCCGTGGCGGGATAACGACTTTGGATCAGGCTTTGAGCAAACTTCACGCTGGCAGCGCAAAAAAATTATCCCCATACCTGATGGCAAAAACAACTGTGAGTATGGCAGCATCCTGCATTTCAGAAAGATTTAAAATGTCAGGACAGACTCTGGGTATCTCTAATGCCTGCTCATCCGGGGCAACGGCTATTGGCGAGGCATTTCGGCTGGTACGCCATGGTTATACAGATATTGCATTAGCAGGAGGCACAGAGGCGCCGCTTTGCAGGTTATGTTTTATGGGATATGCCTCATCCGGAGCGCTTTCAAAATCAGCTCTGCCAAACGCTTCAATGCCATTTGGTAAAACCCGGCACGGCTTTGTACTTTCTGAGGGAGCTACCGTTATGGTCATAGAATCATACGAAAGGGCTATAGCCCGAAGAGCGTATATGTATGCTGAAATCATCGGCTACGGAAATGTCTCTGACGCCTTTCATATTGTAAAGCCAAATCCTGATGGGGAGGCTAAGGCTATGGAACTGGCTATTAAGGATGCTAATATAACCACTGATGATATAGACTTTATAAATGTGCATGCAACCGGCACCCGTGAGGGTGATTATGCAGAGGCAATGGCAATTAACAAAGTATTCGGTAAAAGGCCAATACCCGTCACAGCAAATAAATCCATAACAGGGCATATGCTCGGAGCCTCAGGCGCATTTGAGGCAGCAGTTACCGCAATGGCTTTAAGTAAAGGAATTCTGCCGCCTACAATTAACGTTAACCAACAGGACGAAAACTGCCACGTTAATCTCACAAGGTCACAATTAAAAGGCTCATTTCGCTACGGTTTAACTAATAGCTTCGGCTTTGGCGGTGTTAATACAGTTTTAGTATTAGACGCGCTAAACTAA
- a CDS encoding glutaredoxin family protein codes for MEQKSKIVLFALSTCQACKKTKTYLNDKGLEYILVELDTVDTDSREKLLKELRKYNPRETFPTVVVDGGAKVMVGYDEQVINGFFNQL; via the coding sequence ATGGAACAGAAGAGCAAAATAGTTCTCTTTGCACTAAGCACATGTCAGGCTTGCAAAAAAACTAAGACGTACTTAAACGATAAAGGGTTAGAATATATACTGGTTGAACTGGACACGGTTGATACTGACTCAAGAGAGAAACTGTTAAAAGAATTAAGAAAGTACAATCCAAGAGAAACCTTTCCAACAGTGGTAGTGGATGGAGGGGCCAAGGTAATGGTTGGATATGATGAACAGGTAATAAACGGCTTTTTCAACCAACTGTAG
- a CDS encoding flavodoxin family protein yields MKVTAFLGSPRFGGNTEILLDEALRAIKDRGHTVTLFRPSEMNISPCINCGGCDQTGQCVILDDMADVYKAIYESERFILASPIFFFSLTAQIKALIDRAQALWCEKYLLNQPIVSGPPGRKGLLIMVGGMKKEIGFKSGEATAKAFFRTISVPVHETIYFDGIDKKGAIKEHTTALSEVYEAAVRLIAAD; encoded by the coding sequence ATGAAAGTAACAGCGTTTTTAGGCAGTCCACGATTTGGGGGCAACACGGAGATTCTTCTGGATGAGGCATTACGTGCGATAAAGGACAGAGGACACACTGTGACACTGTTTCGCCCCTCGGAGATGAACATATCGCCGTGCATAAATTGCGGCGGATGTGATCAAACCGGACAGTGTGTCATATTAGATGACATGGCGGACGTTTACAAAGCCATATATGAATCGGAGAGGTTTATACTTGCCTCACCGATTTTCTTTTTTAGTTTGACGGCTCAGATTAAAGCCTTAATTGACAGAGCACAAGCGCTGTGGTGTGAAAAGTATCTGCTTAACCAACCAATAGTGAGCGGGCCTCCTGGCAGGAAAGGGCTTTTGATTATGGTCGGAGGCATGAAAAAAGAGATCGGTTTCAAAAGTGGTGAGGCCACAGCCAAAGCTTTTTTTAGAACGATAAGCGTACCAGTCCATGAAACAATTTATTTTGACGGCATTGATAAAAAGGGTGCAATAAAAGAGCATACAACGGCATTAAGCGAAGTCTATGAGGCTGCAGTGCGCCTGATTGCCGCAGATTAA
- a CDS encoding peroxiredoxin encodes MTQEDILDAVCCGLKTGQLVPDFTVETFEPSKGDFGEVSLEKLKAAGKWTVIVFYPADFTFVCATEFAALADLYEEFKKEGAEVITVSTDTKFVHLAWQRDEKSLANVKYPMGSDPTGNISRLFGVYNEENGLDLRGSFIISPEGTLLNSEINFYNLGRNMDELLRKLKANIYLSKHGAETCPSKWKKEGDKTLKPGAALVGKVFEALS; translated from the coding sequence ATGACGCAAGAGGATATATTGGATGCGGTGTGTTGCGGATTAAAAACAGGACAGCTTGTGCCGGATTTTACGGTGGAGACATTTGAGCCGTCAAAGGGCGATTTTGGCGAGGTATCTCTGGAAAAACTCAAAGCTGCCGGTAAGTGGACAGTGATAGTGTTTTACCCTGCGGATTTCACTTTTGTATGCGCTACCGAGTTTGCGGCGCTTGCCGACCTTTATGAAGAGTTTAAAAAGGAGGGGGCAGAGGTTATCACTGTCAGCACTGACACTAAATTTGTGCATCTGGCGTGGCAAAGAGACGAAAAATCCCTGGCCAATGTTAAATACCCGATGGGTTCTGACCCAACCGGTAATATATCAAGATTATTTGGCGTCTATAACGAGGAAAACGGACTTGATCTCAGGGGCAGCTTCATAATAAGCCCGGAGGGTACGCTTTTAAATTCAGAGATAAACTTCTACAATCTTGGCAGGAACATGGATGAGCTTTTAAGGAAACTCAAAGCCAACATATACCTGTCCAAACACGGAGCGGAAACGTGTCCGTCTAAGTGGAAAAAAGAGGGAGATAAGACTCTAAAGCCAGGCGCTGCCTTAGTAGGCAAGGTGTTTGAAGCGTTAAGCTGA
- a CDS encoding rubredoxin, with protein sequence MHRCTVCGWIYDDEKEGTPFDKQPDDYTCPVCNAPKEAFEEV encoded by the coding sequence ATGCACAGATGCACGGTGTGCGGTTGGATTTATGATGATGAAAAAGAGGGCACCCCTTTTGACAAGCAGCCGGATGACTATACCTGTCCGGTGTGTAATGCACCGAAGGAGGCTTTTGAAGAGGTCTGA
- a CDS encoding FprA family A-type flavoprotein, giving the protein MNVIEIKPRIFWTGAVDWAVRDFHGYVTPSGTTYNNYLIMDDELTLVDTVKHDFVEVGVSNIRSLVDPSRIKNIVINHIENDHLGSLDRIMELAPSATIYTTKRGKQGMDRFFDIASWNIKEVKTGDTLKTGKYTLRFVETPMIHWPDSMMTYVDGAKLLISQDAFGQHLASTTRFDDEFIASASQTELEDSVVDYYANILMPFGKLIKSKISEVKDMGLDIDMIAPDHGIIWRKDPGKVLDMYLDMAEGKARLQIAIIYDTMWHSTEHMTLPIMRGIIDEGVQCKVIKLRATPMSVAIKEFWKSRACLVGSPTLNNEVFPSVAEFMVHLKGLRPSDRLMGAFGSYGWGGGAVKWLYDTFKSMKLPVIEPGIQIQYRLKNEEHEKCYEYGRTFAKAVREFHEKNYSAANSACMK; this is encoded by the coding sequence ATGAATGTTATTGAAATAAAGCCCCGCATATTCTGGACTGGTGCCGTTGACTGGGCAGTCAGAGATTTTCACGGTTACGTTACCCCAAGCGGAACAACCTATAATAACTATCTCATTATGGATGACGAACTGACACTTGTTGACACTGTTAAGCACGATTTTGTAGAGGTTGGGGTATCAAACATCAGAAGCCTTGTTGATCCGTCCAGGATAAAAAATATCGTGATTAACCACATCGAAAATGATCACCTCGGCTCTTTGGACAGAATCATGGAGCTTGCCCCTTCTGCCACAATTTATACTACAAAAAGGGGCAAGCAGGGTATGGACAGGTTTTTCGATATTGCCTCATGGAACATTAAAGAGGTCAAAACCGGTGATACCCTAAAGACCGGTAAATATACCCTGAGGTTTGTTGAAACTCCAATGATACACTGGCCTGATTCCATGATGACTTACGTTGACGGAGCAAAACTGCTGATTTCGCAGGACGCATTTGGCCAGCACCTTGCCTCTACAACGCGGTTTGACGATGAGTTTATAGCCTCAGCTTCGCAAACCGAACTTGAGGACTCAGTGGTTGACTACTATGCCAATATTCTAATGCCCTTTGGCAAATTAATAAAATCCAAGATATCTGAAGTAAAGGACATGGGGCTGGATATTGACATGATAGCTCCCGACCACGGAATTATATGGCGTAAAGACCCCGGCAAAGTCCTCGACATGTACTTAGATATGGCAGAGGGTAAGGCAAGGCTTCAGATTGCTATAATATATGATACCATGTGGCACAGCACTGAGCACATGACGCTTCCCATCATGCGCGGAATAATAGATGAGGGAGTGCAGTGTAAGGTAATAAAGCTGCGGGCAACCCCTATGAGTGTGGCCATTAAGGAGTTTTGGAAATCGAGGGCTTGTCTGGTAGGCTCCCCCACGTTAAATAACGAGGTGTTTCCCTCTGTGGCGGAGTTTATGGTGCACCTTAAGGGATTAAGGCCATCGGACAGATTAATGGGCGCTTTTGGCAGTTACGGATGGGGAGGCGGTGCCGTTAAATGGCTCTATGATACCTTTAAGAGCATGAAACTTCCTGTAATAGAGCCAGGCATACAGATTCAGTACCGGCTAAAAAATGAAGAACATGAAAAATGTTACGAATATGGCCGTACTTTTGCCAAAGCAGTCAGAGAGTTTCACGAAAAAAACTACAGTGCAGCTAATTCGGCTTGCATGAAGTAG
- a CDS encoding rubredoxin, protein MAVFKCEKCGAEKDGKCKPQKCPACGDKGTMKKQE, encoded by the coding sequence ATGGCGGTGTTTAAATGCGAAAAATGCGGTGCCGAAAAAGACGGCAAATGTAAGCCACAAAAATGCCCAGCCTGCGGCGATAAGGGCACAATGAAAAAACAAGAGTAA
- a CDS encoding transcriptional repressor, whose amino-acid sequence MMSIAKYRQAGLKLTPQRMAILDYLKENRQHPSAEEIFKYVSRKFPTMSFATVYNTLETLERQGSLMVLIIDPNRKRYDTVTAPHHHLFCTSCKKIADLERDYELEIPEDERLGFKIFGNRIEFYGLCPQCKDNAADT is encoded by the coding sequence ATGATGAGCATTGCTAAGTACAGACAAGCAGGATTAAAGCTGACGCCTCAGCGGATGGCGATTCTGGATTATCTGAAAGAAAACAGGCAGCATCCGTCGGCTGAGGAGATTTTTAAATACGTTTCACGGAAGTTTCCTACTATGTCTTTTGCTACGGTTTATAACACCCTTGAAACTCTTGAGCGCCAGGGTTCTCTGATGGTACTGATAATAGACCCAAACAGAAAACGCTATGACACGGTCACGGCCCCTCATCACCATCTGTTTTGCACAAGCTGCAAAAAGATTGCCGACTTAGAAAGAGATTATGAGCTTGAAATACCGGAGGACGAACGGTTAGGATTTAAAATCTTCGGTAATCGGATAGAGTTTTATGGTCTTTGCCCTCAGTGTAAAGACAATGCAGCGGATACTTAA
- a CDS encoding nucleotidyltransferase domain-containing protein — protein sequence MKVYDPVLARFRAALDEIYGDRIDRVVLFGSRARGDGREDSDYDIAVFLKSLSDRWAELDKLAVLRVSFIDDTGAFFDAWPYSATDYQKRSPLMHEIREDGLDL from the coding sequence ATGAAGGTATATGATCCTGTTCTTGCGCGATTTCGTGCGGCGCTTGATGAAATTTACGGCGACCGTATTGACCGTGTAGTGTTGTTCGGTTCGCGAGCCCGCGGCGATGGGCGGGAGGATTCTGATTATGACATTGCCGTGTTTCTGAAATCACTTTCCGACAGGTGGGCTGAGCTGGATAAGTTGGCAGTGCTTCGTGTCAGTTTCATTGATGACACGGGTGCTTTTTTTGATGCATGGCCCTATTCAGCCACTGATTATCAAAAGCGCTCGCCTCTCATGCACGAGATCAGAGAGGATGGGCTTGACCTGTGA
- a CDS encoding HEPN domain-containing protein, whose amino-acid sequence MTPEAERFLEKARQLLVRADTMLNVGLNDDAGRTAYLAGFHAAQAFIFERLGKTFKTHKGVQMEFLRLTKDYPHVPAELRIFLSQAYNLKAIADYETGPSSGISLERASAAVETGKQFVAHITVLIINIPLI is encoded by the coding sequence GTGACGCCGGAGGCAGAGCGCTTTCTCGAAAAAGCCCGGCAGCTTCTTGTGCGTGCCGACACAATGCTCAACGTTGGACTCAACGATGATGCCGGGCGTACTGCTTATCTTGCCGGATTTCATGCAGCTCAGGCTTTTATCTTTGAGCGTTTGGGAAAGACATTCAAAACTCATAAAGGTGTTCAAATGGAGTTTTTACGTCTGACCAAAGATTATCCGCATGTTCCGGCTGAACTTCGGATTTTTTTGTCTCAGGCTTACAATCTTAAGGCCATAGCCGATTATGAAACCGGTCCCAGCTCCGGGATTTCTTTGGAACGTGCGTCAGCAGCCGTTGAAACCGGTAAGCAGTTTGTGGCGCACATTACCGTTTTGATAATAAATATTCCCCTCATATAA